One Brassica napus cultivar Da-Ae chromosome A5, Da-Ae, whole genome shotgun sequence DNA window includes the following coding sequences:
- the LOC125574947 gene encoding sugar transporter ERD6-like 12 isoform X2, with protein sequence MAGDNNMEKGLLLANKEETARTTLLLVFSTFIIVCASFTFGVSVGYTADTMSSIMTDLDLSLAQFSLFGSLMTFGGMIGAIFSAKAASALGNKMTLWLADLFCITGWLAIALAKDIVLLDLGRFFVGIGVGLISYVVPVYVAEVTPKHIRGAFTFSNQLLQNCGVAIAYYFGNFLSWRSLALIGIIPCGIQVIGLFFIPESPRWLAKKGRDEEVEVVLQKLRGKGHDIMLEARAIKISVEVSKQNSNTSIRSLFRKRYAHQLTIGIGLMLLQQLCGMSGIGSYGSTLFELGGFPARIGMTVLSLIVVPKSLLGLILVDRWGRRPLLMASAFGLCLSCITLAVAFGVKDVPEIQNITPVFTFIGILSFTMMFAFGMGALPWVIMSEIFPMDIKVLAGSLVTIANWFTGWIANYCFNFMLVWSPAETQGLTLEEIQLSFAST encoded by the exons ATGGCGGGAGATAATAATATGGAGAAAGGATTACTACTGGCAAATAAGGAAGAGACGGCAAGAACAACTCTGCTTCTTGTCTTCTCCACCTTCATCATTGTCTGCGCCTCTTTCACCTTTGGCGTTTCC GTGGGATATACTGCAGATACAATGTCCTCCATTATGACAGACTTGGACCTTTCTCTAGCACAA TTTTCACTGTTTGGTTCACTCATGACATTTGGAGGAATGATCGGTGCCATATTCAGCGCCAAAGCTGCATCTGCCTTGGGTAATAAAATG aCGTTGTGGCTTGCCGATTTATTCTGCATAACTGGTTGGCTTGCAATTGCACTAGCCAAG GATATCGTTTTGCTCGATTTAGGAAGATTTTTTGTTGGAATTGGAGTTGGTCTCATTAGCTATGTG GTTCCTGTGTATGTTGCAGAGGTAACACCCAAGCATATTAGAGGCGCTTTTACATTTAGCAATCAG TTGTTGCAAAACTGTGGAGTAGCAATCGCATATTACTTTGGAAATTTCTTGTCATGGAGAAGTCTAGCCTTAATCG GTATTATTCCATGTGGGATACAAGTTATTGGTTTGTTCTTCATACCTGAGTCTCCAAGATGGCTG GCGAAAAAAGGTCGCGATGAAGAAGTTGAAGTTGTTCTTCAAAAATTAAGAGGGAAAGGACACGATATTATGTTAGAAGCTCGCGCAATCAAG ATTTCCGTAgaagtttcaaaacaaaattcgAATACCAGCATTCGTAGTCTTTTCAGAAAGAGATATGCTCATCAACTTACG ATCGGCATAGGTTTGATGCTTCTGCAACAATTATGTGGAATGTCAGGAATAGGCTCTTATGGAAGCACTCTTTTTGAACTTGGCg GATTTCCTGCTCGGATTGGGATGACGGTGTTGTCTCTTATCGTC GTACCAAAATCTTTACTGGGTTTAATCCTCGTGGATCGCTGGGGGAGACGACCACTTCTTATG GCTTCAGCATTTGGATTATGCTTAAGCTGTATTACATTGGCGGTAGCTTTTGGAGTTAAAGATGTTCCCGAGATTCAAAACATTACTCCAGTTTTCACTTTCATCGGAATATTG TCATTCACGATGATGTTTGCATTTGGAATGGGAGCGTTGCCATGGGTTATAATGTCTGAG ATATTTCCAATGGATATAAAGGTGTTAGCAGGGAGTTTAGTGACCATAGCCAATTGGTTCACTGGTTGGATTGCCAACTATTGTTTCAATTTTATGTTGGTTTGGAGCCCAGCCG AGACTCAAGGATTAACTTTAGAAGAAATCCAACTATCATTTGCTAGTACTTAA
- the LOC106407842 gene encoding probable methyltransferase At1g29790, producing MGRSCLPRWRLGRLMAGLQLILGLVVITVSLSCLYRFHSAGYFLHNEDICRTIYTIKQVNNNEGFDLKALHDRVDEVLEKMDNLYDKLEKTVKEMEKSKEGSKKEMKKFLEEEVMKPFYHAHIGLRQIRLPNPQGIRNSTEKEDPLINKFLIEEIRKYITPKENHVGKMNMFGTERVYNTIGHACVLMKTELEKYMDYDVGAYCDDDWSLAQKLMVNGCDPLPRRRCLTRASMTYQKPYPINESLWKLPDDRNVRWGNYQCRNFACLSSKNPKRGYTKCTGCFEMEKESTKWVKNSTLLADFKIDDVLRVKPGEIRIGLDVGVGTGTFAARMREKNVTIVTTALNLGAPFSEMIALRGLVPLYISLNQRLPFFDNTMDMIHTAGLMDGWIDLLLMDFVLYDWDRVLRPGGLLWIDRFFCKKKDLDDYMYMFLQFRYKKHKWAISPKSKDEVYLSALLEKPPRAI from the coding sequence ATGGGGAGATCTTGTTTGCCGAGATGGAGATTAGGAAGGTTAATGGCAGGATTACAACTGATCCTAGGGTTAGTAGTGATCACTGTGAGCCTCTCATGTCTCTATAGATTCCATTCCGCTGGCTACTTCTTGCACAATGAAGACATTTGCCGCACCATCTACACAATcaaacaagtcaacaacaacGAAGGATTCGACCTAAAGGCGCTGCACGATCGCGTCGATGAAGTCCTCGAAAAGATGGATAACTTGTACGACAAGCTAGAGAAGACGGTAAAGGAAATGGAGAAGAGCAAAGAGGGAAGCaaaaaagagatgaagaagttTCTTGAGGAAGAAGTAATGAAGCCGTTTTATCACGCTCACATAGGGTTAAGGCAAATCCGCTTACCAAACCCTCAAGGAATCAGAAACTCAACGGAGAAAGAAGATCCCTTGATCAACAAGTTTCTAATAGAGGAGATAAGGAAGTACATAACCCCAAAGGAGAATCATGTTGGGAAGATGAACATGTTTGGAactgagagagtttacaacacaatAGGTCATGCTTGTGTGTTGATGAAGACGGAGCTAGAGAAGTACATGGACTATGACGTTGGAGCGTATTGTGATGATGATTGGAGCTTAGCACAGAAGCTTATGGTTAACGGGTGTGACCCCTTGCCTAGGAGACGGTGCTTGACAAGAGCATCAATGACTTACCAGAAGCCTTATCCCATCAACGAGTCGTTATGGAAGCTTCCTGATGATAGAAACGTGAGGTGGGGGAATTACCAGTGCAGGAACTTTGCGTGCTTGTCAAGTAAAAACCCTAAAAGGGGTTACACAAAATGCACTGGATGTTTTGAGATGGAGAAAGAGAGTACTAAATGGGTCAAGAACAGCACTCTGTTAGCTGATTTCAAGATTGATGATGTTCTGCGAGTGAAGCCAGGTGAGATTAGGATTGGTTTGGATGTTGGTGTTGGGACAGGAACATTTGCAGCGAGAATGAGAGAGAAGAATGTGACTATTGTCACTACTGCTCTCAACTTGGGAGCTCCTTTCAGTGAGATGATTGCGCTGCGAGGTTTGGTCCCTTTGTACATCTCTTTGAACCAGAGGCTGCCGTTTTTCGACAACACTATGGATATGATTCATACTGCTGGGTTAATGGACGGTTGGATCGATCTTCTTCTGATGGATTTCGTGTTGTATGATTGGGATAGAGTGCTGAGACCGGGTGGGTTGCTGTGGATTGATAGATTCTTCTGTAAGAAGAAGGATCTTGATGACTATATGTACATGTTTTTGCAGTTTAGGTACAAGAAACACAAGTGGGCTATTTCGCCTAAGTCAAAGGATGAGGTTTATCTCTCTGCATTGCTTGAGAAACCTCCTCGTGCAATCTAA
- the LOC106453048 gene encoding acyl-CoA-binding domain-containing protein 4 (The RefSeq protein has 1 substitution compared to this genomic sequence): protein MAMARATSGPAYPERFYAAASYAGFDGSESSAKNVSSKFSNDTALPLYALYQQATVGPCNTPKPSAWRPVEQSKWRSWQGLGTMPSMEAMRLFVKILEEDDPTWYSRASKDIPDPVVDVQINQATKDEPVVENGNSFSETKTISAENGGLAETQDKDVVSEDPNTVSVYNQWTAPQTSGQRPKARYEHGAAVIQDKMYIYGGNHNGRYLGDLHVLDLKSWTWSRVETKVATESEETSPTLLSPCAGHSLIPWDNKLLSIGGHTKDHSESMQVKVFDTHTSTWSMLKTYGKPPVSRGGQSVTVVGKTLVIFGGQDAKRSLLNDLHVLDLETMTWDEIDALGVSPSPRSDHAAAVHAERYLLIFGGGSHATCFDDLHVLDLQTMEWSRPAQQGEVPTPRSGHAGVTIGENWFIVGGGDNKSGASESVVLNMSTLTWSVVASVQGRVPLASEGLSLVVSSYNGEDVLVAFGGYNGRYNNEVNLLKPSHKSTLQPKTLEDPLPVSLSAVNNATTRDIESEVEVSQESRVREIVMDNVNPGSKVEGNNERIIETLKAEKEELELSLNKEKTQTLQLRQELADGESRNADLYKELHSVRSQLATEQSRCFKLEVDVAELRQKLQTLETLQKELELLQRQKAASEQAAMNAKRQSSGGVWGWLAGSPQEKDDSP from the exons ATGGCTATGGCTAGAGCAACATCTGGCCCCGCCTACCCGGAGAGGTTCTACGCCGCCGCGTCTTACGCCGGATTCGACGGATCTGAATCGTCGGCGAAAAACGTCAGCTCGAAATTCTCCAATGACACTGCACTGCTTCTCTATGCGCTCTACCAGCAG GCTACCGTAGGACCATGCAACACTCCGAAACCTAGCGCGTGGAGACCAGTGGAGCAAAGCAAGTGGAGAAG TTGGCAGGGGCTCGGAACCATGCCTTCCATGGAGGCAATGCGTCTCTTTGTGAAAATTCTGGAG GAAGACGATCCTACCTGGTATTCGAGGGCGTCTAAAGATATCCCAGATCCTGTGGTAGATGTCCAAATCAAT CAGGCAACAAAAGATGAGCCTGTTGTTGAGAATGGGAACTCATTTAGCGAGACAAAGACAATTTCTGCTGAGAATGGAGGTTTGGCAGAAACTCAAGACAAAGATGTAGTCTCGGAAGACCCAAATACTGTTTCTGTATATAACCAGTGGACTGCACCCCAAACATCAGGTCAGCGGCCAAAAGCCCGTTATGAG CACGGAGCAGCAGTTATTCAAGATAAGATGTATATATATGGTGGAAATCACAATGGCCGTTACCTTGGTGATCTTCAT GTTCTAGATTTAAAAAGTTGGACTTGGTCAAGAGTTGAAACCAAGGTTGCAACTGAATCAGAGGAAACCTCTCCAACCTTACTATCTCCTTGTGCTGGTCATTCTTTG aTACCGTGGGACAACAAATTGCTGTCCATCGGTGGTCATACTAAGGATCACTCAGAATCTATGCAAG TGAAGGTCTTTGATACCCATACCTCTACATGGTCAATGTTGAAGACATATGGAAAACCACCG GTTTCACGTGGAGGCCAGTCAGTCACAGTCGTTGGTAAAACTTTGGTGATATTTGGTGGCCAAGATGCGAAGAGATCACTTCTGAACGATTTGCATGTACTCGACCTAGAAACTATGACCTGGGATGAGATAGATGCCCT CGGTGTGTCTCCGTCCCCGAGGTCTGATCATGCTGCTGCAGTGCACGCAGAACGTTACCTTCTTATCTTTGGTGGGGGCTCACATGCTACATGTTTCGATGATCTGCATGTCCTTGATTTGCAGACT ATGGAGTGGTCAAGACCAGCACAACAAGGTGAGGTACCGACTCCTCGATCTGGACATGCTGGCGTGACAATTGGGGAGAACTGGTTTATTGTTGGTGGCGGTGATAACAAGAGCG GGGCATCTGAAAGTGTTGTACTAAACATGTCAACTCTTACATGGTCGGTAGTGGCTTCAGTTCAAGGACGTGTACCTCTTGCTAGCGAG GGATTAAGTTTAGTCGTTAGTTCATACAATGGTGAAGATGTGCTAGTTGCTTTTGGTGGATACAATGGACGTTACAACAACGAG GTTAATCTGCTTAAGCCAAGCCACAAATCAACACTGCAACCAAAGACACTAGAAGACCCTTTGCCAGTTAGTCTCTCTGCTGTTAACAACGCCACGACCAGAGACATCGAGTCAGAGGTTGAGGTGAGCCAAGAAAGCAGAGTGCGGGAAATTGTCATGGACAACGTTAACCCCGGATCAAAG GTTGAAGGAAACAATGAACGCATTATTGAGACTCTTAAAGCCGAGAAGGAAGAACTGGAGTTATCACTGAACAAGGAGAAGACGCAAACTCTCCAACTAAGGCAAGAGCTAGCAGATGGAGAATCACGAAATGCAGATTTGTACaag GAACTTCATTCTGTCCGTAGCCAACTTGCAACCGAACAATCAAGATGCTTCAAACTGGAG GTTGATGTTGCGGAGCTAAGGCAAAAGCTTCAAACACTGGAAACGCTACAAAAGGAACTGGAACTCCTGCAGCGCCAAAAGGCTGCCTCTGAACAAGCCGCAATGAACGCTAAACGACAGAGCTCGGGTGGTGTGTGGGGCTGGCTCGCTGGAAGCCCTCAGGAGAAAGATGATTCgccatga
- the LOC125609139 gene encoding psbP domain-containing protein 7, chloroplastic-like gives MSLKLYFSLHSSSLKNAKPSSILIAQQSPGDRKTSPAEEFSPLAEKFNRRLLLGIGSSSVLAIGANFGGVTSFVLGLSPEFGRNLKLDVVYPISGYRRCMDTVEGFEFIYPSTWVGDQTLLYRAAEKSERETSLDLPPARNLRRKNVNEPVVAFGPPGSTGELNVSVIVSPVSPTFSIEAFGGPKEVGEAIVRTVTRSGQRTDLKGTLLEANLRQDSERNLKYYELEFKVESTTFRRHNVAVCCANGGRLYTLNAQAPESAWSELKEEFHTIAKSFNIIS, from the exons ATGTCTCTAAAACTTTACTTCTCTCTTCACTCATCATCACTCAAAAATGCCAAACCCTCCAGCATTTTGATCGCTCAACAATCCCCCGGTGACCGGAAAACCTCCCCGGCCGAGGAGTTCTCTCCCCTTGCTGAGAAGTTCAACCGGCGGCTACTTCTTGGTATAGGCTCGTCCTCTGTGCTCGCCATCGGTGCGAACTTCGGAGGAGTCACGAGCTTTGTACTCGGTTTATCGCCGGAGTTCGGCCGGAACCTGAAACTCGACGTAGTTTATCCCATCAGTGGTTATAGAAGATGTATGGACACGGTTGAAGGGTTCG AGTTTATATATCCGTCTACGTGGGTTGGAGACCAGACACTCTTATATAGAGCCGCGGAGAAGTCAGAGCGGGAGACTTCTCTAGACCTTCCTCCGGCTAGAAACCTTCGCCGGAAAAACGTCAATGAACCGGTTGTTGCATTTGGACCACCCGGTTCGACCGGAGAGCTCAATGTCAGTGTTATTGTCTCCCCTGTCTCACCCACTTTCTC AATTGAAGCATTTGGAGGGCCAAAGGAAGTAGGAGAAGCGATAGTGAGAACAGTGACAAGATCTGGTCAAAGAACAGATTTAAAAGGAACTTTGCTGGAAGCAAACCTCAGACAAGATTCTGAGAGAAACTTGAAGTACTATGAGTTGGAATTCAAAGTCGAATCAACAACTTTCCGGCGGCATAACGTGGCTGTATGTTGCGCTAATGGTGGCCGGCTCTATACTCTGAATGCTCAGGCTCCAGAGTCTGCTTGGTCAGAGTTAAAAGAAGAGTTTCATACTATTGCTAAATCATTCAATATCATTTCTTAA
- the LOC125574947 gene encoding sugar transporter ERD6-like 12 isoform X1, giving the protein MAGDNNMEKGLLLANKEETARTTLLLVFSTFIIVCASFTFGVSVGYTADTMSSIMTDLDLSLAQFSLFGSLMTFGGMIGAIFSAKAASALGNKMTLWLADLFCITGWLAIALAKDIVLLDLGRFFVGIGVGLISYVVPVYVAEVTPKHIRGAFTFSNQLLQNCGVAIAYYFGNFLSWRSLALIGIIPCGIQVIGLFFIPESPRWLAKKGRDEEVEVVLQKLRGKGHDIMLEARAIKISVEVSKQNSNTSIRSLFRKRYAHQLTIGIGLMLLQQLCGMSGIGSYGSTLFELGGFPARIGMTVLSLIVVPKSLLGLILVDRWGRRPLLMASAFGLCLSCITLAVAFGVKDVPEIQNITPVFTFIGILSFTMMFAFGMGALPWVIMSEIFPMDIKVLAGSLVTIANWFTGWIANYCFNFMLVWSPAGTFIISAIVCGVTIVFTWCLVPETQGLTLEEIQLSFAST; this is encoded by the exons ATGGCGGGAGATAATAATATGGAGAAAGGATTACTACTGGCAAATAAGGAAGAGACGGCAAGAACAACTCTGCTTCTTGTCTTCTCCACCTTCATCATTGTCTGCGCCTCTTTCACCTTTGGCGTTTCC GTGGGATATACTGCAGATACAATGTCCTCCATTATGACAGACTTGGACCTTTCTCTAGCACAA TTTTCACTGTTTGGTTCACTCATGACATTTGGAGGAATGATCGGTGCCATATTCAGCGCCAAAGCTGCATCTGCCTTGGGTAATAAAATG aCGTTGTGGCTTGCCGATTTATTCTGCATAACTGGTTGGCTTGCAATTGCACTAGCCAAG GATATCGTTTTGCTCGATTTAGGAAGATTTTTTGTTGGAATTGGAGTTGGTCTCATTAGCTATGTG GTTCCTGTGTATGTTGCAGAGGTAACACCCAAGCATATTAGAGGCGCTTTTACATTTAGCAATCAG TTGTTGCAAAACTGTGGAGTAGCAATCGCATATTACTTTGGAAATTTCTTGTCATGGAGAAGTCTAGCCTTAATCG GTATTATTCCATGTGGGATACAAGTTATTGGTTTGTTCTTCATACCTGAGTCTCCAAGATGGCTG GCGAAAAAAGGTCGCGATGAAGAAGTTGAAGTTGTTCTTCAAAAATTAAGAGGGAAAGGACACGATATTATGTTAGAAGCTCGCGCAATCAAG ATTTCCGTAgaagtttcaaaacaaaattcgAATACCAGCATTCGTAGTCTTTTCAGAAAGAGATATGCTCATCAACTTACG ATCGGCATAGGTTTGATGCTTCTGCAACAATTATGTGGAATGTCAGGAATAGGCTCTTATGGAAGCACTCTTTTTGAACTTGGCg GATTTCCTGCTCGGATTGGGATGACGGTGTTGTCTCTTATCGTC GTACCAAAATCTTTACTGGGTTTAATCCTCGTGGATCGCTGGGGGAGACGACCACTTCTTATG GCTTCAGCATTTGGATTATGCTTAAGCTGTATTACATTGGCGGTAGCTTTTGGAGTTAAAGATGTTCCCGAGATTCAAAACATTACTCCAGTTTTCACTTTCATCGGAATATTG TCATTCACGATGATGTTTGCATTTGGAATGGGAGCGTTGCCATGGGTTATAATGTCTGAG ATATTTCCAATGGATATAAAGGTGTTAGCAGGGAGTTTAGTGACCATAGCCAATTGGTTCACTGGTTGGATTGCCAACTATTGTTTCAATTTTATGTTGGTTTGGAGCCCAGCCG GAACTTTTATTATATCAGCAATAGTTTGTGGAGTAACAATTGTATTCACGTGGTGTTTGGTGCCAGAGACTCAAGGATTAACTTTAGAAGAAATCCAACTATCATTTGCTAGTACTTAA
- the LOC106453048 gene encoding acyl-CoA-binding domain-containing protein 4 isoform X1, whose protein sequence is MAMARATSGPAYPERFYAAASYAGFDGSESSAKNVSSKFSNDTALLLYALYQQATVGPCNTPKPSAWRPVEQSKWRSWQGLGTMPSMEAMRLFVKILEEDDPTWYSRASKDIPDPVVDVQINATKDEPVVENGNSFSETKTISAENGGLAETQDKDVVSEDPNTVSVYNQWTAPQTSGQRPKARYEHGAAVIQDKMYIYGGNHNGRYLGDLHVLDLKSWTWSRVETKVATESEETSPTLLSPCAGHSLIPWDNKLLSIGGHTKDHSESMQVKVFDTHTSTWSMLKTYGKPPVSRGGQSVTVVGKTLVIFGGQDAKRSLLNDLHVLDLETMTWDEIDALGVSPSPRSDHAAAVHAERYLLIFGGGSHATCFDDLHVLDLQTMEWSRPAQQGEVPTPRSGHAGVTIGENWFIVGGGDNKSGASESVVLNMSTLTWSVVASVQGRVPLASEGLSLVVSSYNGEDVLVAFGGYNGRYNNEVNLLKPSHKSTLQPKTLEDPLPVSLSAVNNATTRDIESEVEVSQESRVREIVMDNVNPGSKVEGNNERIIETLKAEKEELELSLNKEKTQTLQLRQELADGESRNADLYKELHSVRSQLATEQSRCFKLEVDVAELRQKLQTLETLQKELELLQRQKAASEQAAMNAKRQSSGGVWGWLAGSPQEKDDSP, encoded by the exons ATGGCTATGGCTAGAGCAACATCTGGCCCCGCCTACCCGGAGAGGTTCTACGCCGCCGCGTCTTACGCCGGATTCGACGGATCTGAATCGTCGGCGAAAAACGTCAGCTCGAAATTCTCCAATGACACTGCACTGCTTCTCTATGCGCTCTACCAGCAG GCTACCGTAGGACCATGCAACACTCCGAAACCTAGCGCGTGGAGACCAGTGGAGCAAAGCAAGTGGAGAAG TTGGCAGGGGCTCGGAACCATGCCTTCCATGGAGGCAATGCGTCTCTTTGTGAAAATTCTGGAG GAAGACGATCCTACCTGGTATTCGAGGGCGTCTAAAGATATCCCAGATCCTGTGGTAGATGTCCAAATCAAT GCAACAAAAGATGAGCCTGTTGTTGAGAATGGGAACTCATTTAGCGAGACAAAGACAATTTCTGCTGAGAATGGAGGTTTGGCAGAAACTCAAGACAAAGATGTAGTCTCGGAAGACCCAAATACTGTTTCTGTATATAACCAGTGGACTGCACCCCAAACATCAGGTCAGCGGCCAAAAGCCCGTTATGAG CACGGAGCAGCAGTTATTCAAGATAAGATGTATATATATGGTGGAAATCACAATGGCCGTTACCTTGGTGATCTTCAT GTTCTAGATTTAAAAAGTTGGACTTGGTCAAGAGTTGAAACCAAGGTTGCAACTGAATCAGAGGAAACCTCTCCAACCTTACTATCTCCTTGTGCTGGTCATTCTTTG aTACCGTGGGACAACAAATTGCTGTCCATCGGTGGTCATACTAAGGATCACTCAGAATCTATGCAAG TGAAGGTCTTTGATACCCATACCTCTACATGGTCAATGTTGAAGACATATGGAAAACCACCG GTTTCACGTGGAGGCCAGTCAGTCACAGTCGTTGGTAAAACTTTGGTGATATTTGGTGGCCAAGATGCGAAGAGATCACTTCTGAACGATTTGCATGTACTCGACCTAGAAACTATGACCTGGGATGAGATAGATGCCCT CGGTGTGTCTCCGTCCCCGAGGTCTGATCATGCTGCTGCAGTGCACGCAGAACGTTACCTTCTTATCTTTGGTGGGGGCTCACATGCTACATGTTTCGATGATCTGCATGTCCTTGATTTGCAGACT ATGGAGTGGTCAAGACCAGCACAACAAGGTGAGGTACCGACTCCTCGATCTGGACATGCTGGCGTGACAATTGGGGAGAACTGGTTTATTGTTGGTGGCGGTGATAACAAGAGCG GGGCATCTGAAAGTGTTGTACTAAACATGTCAACTCTTACATGGTCGGTAGTGGCTTCAGTTCAAGGACGTGTACCTCTTGCTAGCGAG GGATTAAGTTTAGTCGTTAGTTCATACAATGGTGAAGATGTGCTAGTTGCTTTTGGTGGATACAATGGACGTTACAACAACGAG GTTAATCTGCTTAAGCCAAGCCACAAATCAACACTGCAACCAAAGACACTAGAAGACCCTTTGCCAGTTAGTCTCTCTGCTGTTAACAACGCCACGACCAGAGACATCGAGTCAGAGGTTGAGGTGAGCCAAGAAAGCAGAGTGCGGGAAATTGTCATGGACAACGTTAACCCCGGATCAAAG GTTGAAGGAAACAATGAACGCATTATTGAGACTCTTAAAGCCGAGAAGGAAGAACTGGAGTTATCACTGAACAAGGAGAAGACGCAAACTCTCCAACTAAGGCAAGAGCTAGCAGATGGAGAATCACGAAATGCAGATTTGTACaag GAACTTCATTCTGTCCGTAGCCAACTTGCAACCGAACAATCAAGATGCTTCAAACTGGAG GTTGATGTTGCGGAGCTAAGGCAAAAGCTTCAAACACTGGAAACGCTACAAAAGGAACTGGAACTCCTGCAGCGCCAAAAGGCTGCCTCTGAACAAGCCGCAATGAACGCTAAACGACAGAGCTCGGGTGGTGTGTGGGGCTGGCTCGCTGGAAGCCCTCAGGAGAAAGATGATTCgccatga